From the genome of Eucalyptus grandis isolate ANBG69807.140 chromosome 2, ASM1654582v1, whole genome shotgun sequence, one region includes:
- the LOC104428611 gene encoding LEAF RUST 10 DISEASE-RESISTANCE LOCUS RECEPTOR-LIKE PROTEIN KINASE-like 1.2 isoform X1, with translation MGLHCTHTRGLDCIAFCIFFIFILEEPVASAADKVSYEVCTPHHCGGNHRVSISYPFFIPGGGRDLCGYPGFEVSCEGTKTMYGHYSVKSISYEENSVDLAIQGDISCFASCPFTFPPINIFLNKSLFLHPNLWFFINCTSSSSFPFPTSPVKCTSNATYNTSVALLSNGTFPRQNGSCGSISGVPVQLEGGLLNRTIKNVTYKELLKKGFRLKWDLLTKKSCTGCEKSGGRCGRSQNTDFLCYCPHGTDHPKDCKKGGGKRPWWKIGLGASVIGIGSLAIILLSCMIHLKKKNASLKFRLRNSTSYPQSNSDMEESSVHFEVSIFNSTELEEATNNFAASNELGDGGFGTVYYGKIRDGREVAVKRLHERNYRRVKQFMNEVEILTRLQHKNLVSLYGCTSRHSRELLLVYEYISNGTVADHIHGQRANSSTTLPWQIRMGIAIETATALAYLHASDIVHRDVKTNNILLDKNFGVKVGDFGLSRLFRNDVSHISTAPQGTPGYVDPEYHRCYQLTEKSDIYSFGVVLIELVSSKPAVDLSRERDEINLADFAINKIQNCAFGELIDPNLGFESDSEINRMTTSVAELAFLCLQQDKEMRPPMDEVLEELKAIACNENAADIFAYVDEGEGVLAPSPSHYDDSQLLKNMQLTHSPVSVTQKWGSSGSSAPVVDG, from the exons ATGGGTCTACACTGCACTCACACACGAGGCTTAGATTGCATAGCATTttgcatcttcttcattttcatcttagAAGAACCTGTTGCATCGGCGGCGGATAAAGTCTCATATGAAGTGTGCACACCCCACCATTGTGGGGGCAACCATCGTGTGAGCATAAGCTATCCCTTTTTTATTCccggaggaggaagagatttGTGCGGTTACCCAGGATTTGAGGTCTCTTGTGAAGGAACAAAAACTATGTATGGTCACTACTCAGTTAAAAGCATTTCCTACGAGGAGAATTCCGTCGATTTAGCAATCCAAGGGGATATTTCTTGCTTTGCTTCTTGTCCCTTCACTTTCCCTCCCATAAACATCTTCCTAAACAAGAGTTTGTTTCTTCATCCTAATCTCTGGTTCTTCATTAACTGCACAAGCTCTTCGTCTTTCCCCTTCCCTACATCTCCCGTGAAGTGTACTTCTAACGCCACATACAACACTTCTGTTGCGTTACTTTCAAATGGCACCTTCCCTCGACAAAATGGATCCTGTGGGTCAATCTCAGGGGTACCAGTACAGCTGGAGGGAGGGCTCTTGAATCGAACTATCAAAAATGTCACCTACAAAGAGTTGTTGAAGAAGGGGTTCCGGTTAAAATGGGATTTATTAACGAAGAAGAGTTGTACTGGTTGTGAAAAAAGTGGAGGCCGATGTGGACGATCACAAAACACAGACTTTCTATGCTATTGTCCACATGGAACCGATCATCCCAAGGACTGCAAAAAGGGCGGCG GAAAAAGGCCGTGGTGGAAGATAGGACTAG GTGCATCAGTTATTGGAATCGGAAGCTTGGCCATCATCCTTTTGTCCTGTATGATccacttgaaaaagaagaatgctTCTTTGAAGTTCCGTTTGAGGAACAGCACCTCATATCCTCAGTCCAATTCAGACATGGAAGAGAGCAGTGTCCACTTTGAAGTCTCCATTTTCAACAGTACCGAACTTGAAGAAGCCACAAATAACTTCGCTGCTTCCAATGAACTAGGAGACGGAGGTTTTGGAACTGTTTACTACG GAAAAATTCGAGATGGGCGGGAAGTAGCAGTGAAGCGCCTACACGAGCGTAACTATCGGAGGGTAAAGCAGTTCATGAATGAGGTAGAGATCCTAACCCGTTTGCAACACAAAAACCTCGTGTCTCTGTACGGTTGCACTTCTCGCCACAGCCGTGAGCTTCTACTTGTCTATGAGTACATCTCGAATGGCACTGTTGCGGATCATATCCATGGCCAGCGAGCAAACTCTTCTACTACGTTGCCTTGGCAAATCCGTATGGGCATTGCCATAGAGACTGCTACTGCATTGGCTTACCTCCACGCTTCTGACATTGTCCACCGTGACGTGAAAACAAATAACATCCTTCTCGACAAGAATTTTGGGGTTAAAGTCGGGGATTTTGGGCTTTCGAGGCTATTCCGCAATGATGTCTCTCATATCTCGACAGCTCCTCAAGGGACTCCAGGTTATGTGGACCCCGAGTACCATCGGTGCTACCAGCTCACAGAGAAGAGTGACATctatagctttggagttgttctGATCGAGCTTGTGTCATCTAAGCCAGCTGTGGACTTAAGCAGAGAAAGGGACGAGATTAATTTGGCCGACTTCGCTATTAACAAGATTCAAAATTGTGCGTTTGGCGAATTGATCGACCCAAATCTAGGATTTGAGTCAGATAGCGAAATCAATAGGATGACAACTTCGGTGGCCGAGTTAGCTTTCCTGTGCTTGCAACAGGACAAGGAAATGAGACCTCCAATGGATGAGGTTTTGGAGGAACTGAAGGCGATTGCATGCAATGAGAATGCCGCAGACATATTTGCTTATGTGGATGAGGGTGAAGGTGTCCTTGCTCCATCTCCTTCGCATTACGACGATTCCCAGCTACTGAAGAATATGCAGTTGACCCATTCTCCAGTTTCTGTGACTCAAAAATGGGGTAGCAGCGGCAGTTCTGCTCCTGTTGTTGATGGTTAG